Genomic window (Nicotiana sylvestris chromosome 7, ASM39365v2, whole genome shotgun sequence):
taattaattaatgaaTTTTTGTGGAAACAGGAGAATGAGAAGAAGGCGTAACGGATCAGCTTCAATAGAGGAGACTTTGTCAATGTGGAAAAATCAAAAGCAAGAGCTTAATGCTACTTTAGATGGCGGGataaagaaaaaaacaagaaatTTTCCTGCTAAAGGTTCTAAAAAAGGTTGTATGAGAGGTAAAGGTGGACCAGAGAATTTAGGGTGTAAATACAGAGGTGTTAGGCAAAGAACTTGGGGAAAGTGGGTTGCTGAAATTAGAGAACCTGTTTATAATAGTAATGGAAAGAGACTTTGGCTTGGTACTTTTTCTACAGCTGTTGAAGCTGCTATTGCTTATGATGAGGCTGCTAAGGTTATGTATGGCCAGAATGCTATACTTAACTTCCCTGATTATTCTGTACAGAATTCAGAATTGGCTAATTACTCGACGAGTGTTTCTATTGCGCGAACGGCTTCATTGGAATCGAGTGAATCGTCTGTTGAAGATTCAAGAATTGAACCTGATTTACAAATATCACATACACCAGATGATGGTGTGGTTGCAATTACAGATGGAAAAACTATTTTGGATGATCCAACGAATTTATGTTCCGATGGTAGAGCTGATGGGGATCCAAGGGCACAACAGGATTCTTCTGTTTGTTGCTTGAATATGGAATCAGTAGTAATGGAAGTGGACGATTCTTTAGACGATATAAAAGGTTTGAATTGCAGCACAAGAATTGATTCAGAGCCAATTCTCGAGCCTGCAAGTTCTTGTGTTAAAGTTCAGACACCCTCGGACAATGACTTCGTGCAAGATAGACGTTTGGAATGCGTAGATGATGCTAACAAGGTGTCAAATAGTAAGCACATATTACACCATGAAATCACTGATGTGAAGCCAAATGACAGCATATTTCAACATCATGATGTTTTGATACAAAATGAGAATTATGAATCTGGTGACCAAGTATTATTGCCTTGTGATCCCATTGCTCTAACGGACTATGATTGCTTAGTAAATGCATTGCAAGAACAACCATTGGATTTCAGGTCATCTGATAATACGAGTGCATATATTCGTAGTCATCTAGAATACGCGGAGTACTTATTAATGGAAGACAATAACACAACTGAAGCAACAACTGTATCAGATACATTTTGGTTAAATGAGAATATCAACCTTCAGTCTTTCTTAGACGAATCATTCGATGTAAACAATTTGAAGAATGAGGagctacccgataattataacTACGACCAGCAAATCAATCTGCTGAAGTCTCGGACAAATGCTGAAGTTCATTCAGATGGAGTTATAAGTAAAGGAGGTGAATCCAATGAGCTGTGCATCAATATTCCTGGACATGAGGACCATGGAACAGAGGTTAATATGGAAGATTTGTACATTCTGAATTCTCATTTTGATATCTCAAGCTTTTTAGGTGATAATTTTTAACGTCGAAAAAAGTGACCGATACTTTTAGGCATTGTTAGTATGTCCAAACTAGAGATAGGAAGTTTATAGGTTGAGCTCATATCTCTGAAAAATATGCATTTAGTCCATAGAAAGATATATAGATACGTGTTATGCAACTACAGTATTATTTCATCTTCCTATTATAAAAAGAAAATACATACTTACGGTGAAAAAACAAAAGAACTTACTGTCCTTACACCTCTTATTGTTCATTTGGATGTCTCTGCTGTTGCATTATTGAAAAGCTATCTTCTTTTGCATCACATTATTTCTTTGCTTTAGGATGGTTAGAATTATCAGCATCAGCTAAGAACATTAGCATATTCATGAATATTATTGGAAATACCAAAGTATATCAACGTAAATTTGAAACTATGTTATATGGATAATGTCTGTCATACTTCAACACCAAGTATATCTACTAACATTGCACAACCACCAACACCAGCTTGAACAATTACTCATTTTGGCATAGACGAATTCAGGAATTGAACTTTATGAGTTCAGATCAGATTTTTATCATACGCCGCCTAATTTATTTAAttcgagtaatgaatttttaacACAGAGGGGGAGCCTTGAAGTAACTGATAAAGTTGCGCCATGTGACGAGGAGGTCACGGTTCAAGcggtggaaacaacctcttgcagaaaccAAAACTACTGGATCAGGCTTGGTGCATCAGGATGCCCTTTAATGAATTTTTAACACATAAATAACGACTAAACCAAAATTACTGGATTTGGATGAACCTGCACCTCTGTCGCTAGACAGGCTTAATTCGGGCCTCTGGTTCAGGAGAGGGTGGAGTGGGTACAAATGATTGTTCCCAGGCCAGGAATTACTAGTATTTAATAGGATTCACGAAAATTTAATGAAAGGAAGGAGTCAGTTATGATGAGATTTATCTTGAAACTGTACAAATGTTTCGATAATGTAACAATTTTGAGTTGATACTCATACATTTCATGCTGATTTGCATATCTAGGGAACTATAACGTCAGTATTTTACAATTAATAGTTCACGTGGAGGTTCAGTAGATGGAATTCAATGGAATACAAACTTTCAGTTTTTTATTCACATCCACTTCCCAAGGAAAAGAAAATATACTTTCTTTATCCTAATGTAAACAAGGAACATTTGTACAAGTCGAATAGCAATTTCAGGTGGCAAAAATCAACCCATTTTAATATAACCCGATCGGTCCAAATTTAAACGGGCTGTTTCATATCTTATTTGTCGACTTTGACTCAATAGATTGAACTCAAATAACTTATCAAATTATTGGGAAAAGCTAGTACAACCCAATATTTTAAAAGGCGTTTTCGGGGCGAGCCTCAAGGCAAGGCGCACCAAAAATGCCCTGAGACGATGATGTGGGGAGAAAGTCTCAAGAGGCGTACGTCCAGCAATTCGGGACGTACGCCCGGGCGTTCGGGGCGTAGGTCCGGGCGTTCGGGGCATAAGTCCGGGTGTTTGATGCGTGTTTTTGTAATGAGGCGTAAGCCactcaaattaaaataaaatttgttGAATAAGTCCTTCATATAATACCTAAATTCTCAAAAGTCGATTTGTAATTactcaaaagttttaaaaagAAACTAAAATACATTAGATTTATCAAGACCTCTTTTATTGATTGAAACCTTAATTTATGGTCTTTCCTTATTCTTTATCTTGTCCACTAGTCTGCTAATATCTCCCAAAAGTAATGAATATTCAATTTTTGTTTTGCAAATACAAAGAGAACTTCATTCTCCTTCATAGCAGTAGgttcaaagttcaaattgcagGTTAGTCATCATTTTTGTTCCTCGATGTAGAAAACTTTATTCTTTTCGACTCAAGTTACTTGTGCTTGTAAGTAGCGTATAATAAATTATTTTGACTAGTTTTTTATGGGGATGaaagtacatatatatatatatatatatatatatatatatttcacatatttatagtttttttttcaaattttatgcaattttataggtttataaatatttattgtaattatattattttataaaatattaaaaattaaatactcATGGGACTTACGGGGTGTGCCTCGGGGCTTAAGCTTCGCTGAGGCATATGTAAAACGTCTCGCCTTACGCCCACATCTTTTAAAATACCGGTATAACCTAGTTGGTTAAAATGCAATCTATATCCAAACATACAAAATTAGATTTGAAGGTTAAGAATTGTGtaaatttaaaagaatttaaagtaataatttttaaaatatacaTTAGCTTTCATCTGTTCtcaaaagcaaaataaaaaatgaaaagagattGAGTCATGTTAGACAAGGCGACTTATGACCCGACCCATCTTGACTCGATCAAATTTGGATGATACAATAAATGATCATTTTACGTTTGACACACTCATTAAGAAAATACGAACTCCTAGATTAAAAAAAAGATGTATTCATTAAATTAATCTTAATTAATTGTTACCTTAACACATTGGAAGATGTAAATAAGGGAAATTtaacaaaataaaattaattccttcttggttatgtaaatggacacttattttggatcaaaataaaaagataacataatcacttattgtggaccggagggagcAATTAGAGCCATCAAAATTTAGTCCAACTCCCAGTTTGCAACCTCAATATCACTCATCAATGTTTGCAGCATACAAAAGTTTGCAAGACCAAGTAATTTGGGTCTTCCTAGAAAGAGGAAAAATATATTTTCGGCCACTTGCTATTTGTATCTTAGTGGATATCATTCAAAGGCAAACGTGGGAACACAGCTACCTGGAAAGAGGGGAATAAATCTCAGAAATTTGCAAATTATGTCTATTCTTTTTTAATGAAGTGATGTCTAGATAAGTTTTGTTTGTGCATTTCCATTATTCTATAACTACAAATATCGCCCACTAAAGCTTAGGTAGATGAGTTCTGTCTACATTcttacacaaaaaaaaaaaaaaaaggaaaaaaaaagaaaaaaaagaagcacTACTTTAtgataaaaattgaaaatgaaaatgCGTTAGATCCAGAATCTATTGTCCAtcagcagaaaaagaaaaagaaaaagaaaggaaaagacaTATCAAGCCTATGAATATGAGTTACCTGAAAATGGAATTAGGTCCAAGTTATATTCAGAGCTGACAACTCACCCAATATTAGctttattttgttttttctttcccCAAGGGACTATGCTATAGTTATAGGACTCTGATTATAAACAAGATTCCTTGTACCTGCACAAGAAACAAATATTAAAGCACAAATAATGAATACACAGTTCCGAATCTTAGCACCACAAAAATGATCAGAGAACCTAACAATTATTATTTCATAGCTAGCTGTCATGCCAATGAAATATCAtttcaccaaaaaaaaaaggGCATATAGAATAAAAATTATCATTAACTGCAATAAGAGTTTCTCTGATAATTTAAGTTTTTTTTGTTAGCTTCCTTTTATTTTAAGCATGTTGTTTGTAAAACCAATTAAGGGTTTTTAGCTAGGATCTTTAAAGTGAGATCCTGAAAGAGAAGCTTATATATTGATAGTTTAAAAAATTTCACTATCAAATCGATATTTGATAATATAAATAATTTTAcgttttttatttaaatttaaattccGGTTTGTTTTTCTCTTCTCTGCCAAACCCAACTCCATCTCATAACAAATTTTTAGAATCGGTTAGGTTTAACATTTAAGATCCTTTGGAACTTCGAGTATTTTATGAGAATATATAGGAGTCACATATGCACAAACATTTGTTCCACACAAATGTGTTAGTTGAATTAATTGAATGCACAAACATTTGTTCCGCACAAAGTTTTCACATATGCAAACAGGGGCGGAACTAAGATTTTAAGTTTATGGGTTCTGAAATCATTATGGAACCATAACTCGTCTTAGTTGTTGAGTtcgtaattaaatatttatatataattaatgaattttttaatataaatattgcgtttaagcaaaaatgattggGATCGACCGAACTCATACCTAATAAGCTAGCTCTACCTCAGTATGCACACGCCCTGGATAAGTATCATACACTATATACTCTATGAAGTTAAAACAAAAGACTTAACtcttaagttatatatattgttgAATATGCAAATTTTGACACTATCAATGTAATTTGTAGGTTTTAGGCTGtgtgacaaaattaaaaattctaaatgCAAGAGTGCTGCAAATTTGAGCTTACGACTTGAAACAATTTTTGAATCACATTTAATTTTCTAGTACACCAAAATCTTCTCTCGTGTTAAGGAAATTCAATAATTTATATCTACATGtacaaatttatttttattcGATAAAAGGGTTTTAATTGAAACCCTTAACCTTCATAGGCCCGCCCCTGGTTATGACAAGTTATTATCTTAGTTTTTCAGGTTAATATATGAGCTAATGATAAATAGTTACTCCCTCCCATCTACTTTAgttaattttttaattattttatgacGCATTAAAAAAATCCATCTTTTAGCATTGATTAACAAtcaaattgaccatattaaccttaatttgttAACTAAAATATAACAAATACTTCTACGCCTTGTACTCCAAGggcaattttgaaaaaaaaagttaattcttttttgatatttaaaaaaattaaatattttggacCACAAATAAAAAGCCAAAAAGTCAATTAAAGTGGATCGGAGAAAATGTTGGtgtaagaaaaaaaattatataccCGATCATTACCCTTAACTTAAACTCTAAAACAAAGCGTCGGATATGAAAAAGTTAAGCAAATCAAAGACAACCAGAATCACCATTTACTCTGAGAAACTGAAAGTTGAAGTACACAATGAGTGTAGTAAAGGAGATAATGTAGCATCATGCATTAAAGGTGGACGCGGTGTTGCAACATTGAGTTCATCTAAACTCAATATTTTTGATGCGAAATAATCCACTAAATTGTCACAAATAGCTGCATATTAATGAAACATGATGTGTTTAATGCTAAAAATCTGTAAAATTGAACTCAAGAGTATTAAATTATGGATCCGCCTTTGTATGCATTAAAAAGAGAGCATGAAGAAGCTATGAAACTCAGGATGGATAGCGCTATGGATGGTTAAAACAAGCAATATTGTTATTAAGCTCATGTATAATATTCATCCATGGCGCTATCCCTCCTGAGCTTTACAGATTCTCCCACACATTTCCacaaggaaaaaaaaaactccaaaaattctccACTATACTGTATGAAAGGAGAAAAGTAGAGATAAAGGACAATACAAAGATGAATGAATGGTTGGGGGAGTTTTGAAGGAAAGGAGAAGCCTATTTATAGTAGCAAACTAACGTGGGGAAAAACAAATTGACCAAGTTTTTCTGCAACTTGTATGGTATTTGTCTCTATATTGGTCAAGACTATTTATTGATTTTTTCCTCTTGTTATTATTAGTAAGTTATAGATATTGATAGCATAAATAGTTTTTACACTATGAATTCAATTTAATCTAGGTTATTAATTAATCTATATTGGGTATCATCTATGACACGGGATGTACAGTATATATGAAAGACCGAACCCAATAATCTTTTTTACTCAAAAATTATATACTGTGTTTCAAAATTTATTTAAATACGAACAAATATATAATTTGGATCTAATTATTACTAGTATTTGAGGTTGGTGTGTTTGAACCTTACACCTATAAAATTCAAACCCTAAATCTACCTCCAACCTATAACTATAACTGTGTAAAAAATCTAGCCACCATCCGTATGACATAAAatcattattatattatttgtcaAACCAATAGTACTTAATTACCACTTTTAATGTCTCTGCCGACTACGTTACTTCACCTCACCAATCTTGAAAATAGATACAAATGGATGTACTACGGTTACATCTTTACAAAATGGCTATAGTATTCAGAAATATTTGTCTGCTTTACAAATGGCTATAGTATTCTTCAGTATAACTACTGTATCTGTGCAGgtgtattttatttttcttttcaaatttctaCGTCATCATTGCCTTCAAATTTCTCCCACACAATAACCTTCAGCTTAGTGATGGCCAGCTTGAtctttagtgggcgtttggacataagaattgtaaaattcaaaaaaaaaaaaaaagtgaaaatggtatttaaaaattagagttgtgtttggacataaatataattttggattgtttttaaagctttgtgagtgatttgagtaaaaattttgaaaaattccaaaatttatcttcaagtgaaaattaaaaattttatgaccaaatattgatttcgaaaaaaaaaaaagtaaaatttttcggaaaaagttgaattttttttatgtccAACCAAGCTCTTAATTGGGCACCAATTGAAAAAGAATTCAAGCCTTAGATAGAGTCAATTTTATGATGTCCCTATAATCACAACGTTCAATCACATGGGACTGTCACAGAGACACGAATTCCTTCATTTGACAAAGATCTTTTGGCAGACCCTTACCCTGTACATATTTTGGCTCTAAATAATGGGTCAGACGAGAGAAGTTATTTCAGTGGAAATAGCCTCTGTTACAAATGGGACATTTAATGTGGCTCACAATCATCGAAGGTTATTCTGGGATAGATAAAATCTTTCCATCTTTAATTAGTGGTTTTGAAGTGTTAGTAATCAAAAAATTCATGGTAAGGATTACATGACGTGAATAGATATTCGCGagtgaaaaatttaaaaaatgtgACTCACATATTAAGCCAAATGATTAATTATATTGATCTCCCATATAAATATTAAGTCAAACAATATTAGTAGGTAATTATGCAAATATCCGGTGATTTCTTTAATGTTGTGAAACATTTTATTGGTAGTACGTTAGGCTAATTGTATTTCACTTAAAATCAGAGTCGTTTGTTTTGCTGATAGAGTTATTCGGGATTATAATCTTGGAATTGTAATCCTGAGATTAATAATCCGATCCCTGAGTTATTTAGCGCTAGTGATTTGTTTGGTTTATTGGATTAAAAATAGAATACACAGTGTATAATCCAAAATATACTGTTGCTAAGATCTTCTGCTTTTGGAGTCTTCCACATAGACATTTTTATCGTTTTATGCAATTAGAAAATTCATGTAAGCATGTTCTGAACGACAATGTATTTGTAATTGTTGTTGTAGTTAATCGGCTTATTTTCCGTAAGCAGAAAATAAGAATAATCTCCATATTGTTAAGACTTAGAAGCATAGAGGTTATCTATTTACACATACATATCAGTTGAAGGCTTCCAAAATTGTTCATAGATAAAATTCCCTGGTTGATGCTTCAACACATGTTTAGCGGACAAACACAAACCGAAATCAAACAAAAAGAATAGTTGAAGGGGTAATATGGTTAGTTTTCAATTTTATCCAAGGATAACTAATGTTGGGATTATTTATCCCATCTCCTAGGTGTGATAAAATAATACTATAGTTATGGTATAAATTAATTTTGGGATTGCTAATTTCATAttcaaaaattcaactaaatgcgGGATAAAATAATCCTGCATTTAATCCTGAGATTGTTATCCCTTATACAATCAACCTAACGACCCCTTAGGGCTAGGTTTTTACGAGATATCTTCATCCTACCTATGTAAACACATGTGGCTCCATCAATCTAGTCTATCAAAGACTATTTTCAATACACCCACTTGAACAATGATTGCTGAAATATTTACTATTTGTACTGTGATGAACAGGGGCAGATGTTAATGATGGGTtaactgaacccataactttcgataCGGAGTAAGaatttatatataaaatttgttAAGATTGCAAAAATAGTAAATACGAACTCAtatctttaaaaatataatgggttcaatgttaaACCCTTAAAAGTTGAACTCATAGAATTTAAATTCTGGATTCTCCTCTGGTGATGACTTTGCTTTTCATATAAGATAAACATCCTCCAACTCCAACTATTGATCTCCTAAGGAGGGATAAAAATATGGGTCTTATAAGGAAATTGATTAATCATTAACTTTACATTTGATAATATTTTGTCAAACTTTTTAGAATCTTCAACAAGCATGAAACAACTTTTCAAATGTCAAAACGTCAGCATCATTCACCTAATCCCAGTGGTTTAAGTTGGGGACCATTGCAGTATTCTTGATCGCAATAagatttctttattcttaataAGAAATTTTAAGTTCTAGTAGATAAAAAACGTTTCTCCTTTTAATAGGCTTTGCACCGCATAAATACAGTTTAGTTAAGGCCCTAAAATGGATATCCAACCCCgagtgaaaaaaaaaattgataacTTAAAATGCAATTCCCAATAACAGGGTGGGTCTGAAAACATTATCTGAAAGAAGGAAACTAAAATTGACAAGTTAGGCTAAAGTTCTTGTACTTCCTATTGACTAATACCAACTATCTGGTTAAGGCCAACT
Coding sequences:
- the LOC104219331 gene encoding uncharacterized protein yields the protein MSSHNFQRRMRRRRNGSASIEETLSMWKNQKQELNATLDGGIKKKTRNFPAKGSKKGCMRGKGGPENLGCKYRGVRQRTWGKWVAEIREPVYNSNGKRLWLGTFSTAVEAAIAYDEAAKVMYGQNAILNFPDYSVQNSELANYSTSVSIARTASLESSESSVEDSRIEPDLQISHTPDDGVVAITDGKTILDDPTNLCSDGRADGDPRAQQDSSVCCLNMESVVMEVDDSLDDIKGLNCSTRIDSEPILEPASSCVKVQTPSDNDFVQDRRLECVDDANKVSNSKHILHHEITDVKPNDSIFQHHDVLIQNENYESGDQVLLPCDPIALTDYDCLVNALQEQPLDFRSSDNTSAYIRSHLEYAEYLLMEDNNTTEATTVSDTFWLNENINLQSFLDESFDVNNLKNEELPDNYNYDQQINLLKSRTNAEVHSDGVISKGGESNELCINIPGHEDHGTEVNMEDLYILNSHFDISSFLGDNF